The segment GACTTTGAGGGAAATGATCGAGGTCGCAGTCCATCGTCTCCATGACGCCCTCAGCCCCGCCTTCTGACAGGCCACGCCCCcaggacctttttttttttttttttttttttacactgatttacATAAAACTGTTGTCATGGTTATTTGTTTatgtagaaaataaaaacatttttgatcAATTTCTCTGAGTCACATTTACAAGCTCCACCCGCCTGGGCCCCCTCCATGAACTGAACAAACTAACCCTTTAAACGAAGCTCCACCCGCCTGGGCCCCCTCCATGAACTGAACAAACTAACCCTTTAAACGAAGCTCCACCCGCCTGGGCCCCCTCCATGAACTGAACAAACTAACCCTTTAAACGAAGCTCCACCCGCCTGGGCCCCCTCCATGAACTGAACAAACTAACCCTTTAAACGAAGCTCCACCCGCCTGGGCCCCCTCCATGAACTGAACAAACTAACCCTTTAAACGAAGCTCCACCCGCCTGGGCCCCCTCCATGAACTGAACAAACTAACCCTTTAAATGAAGCTCCACCCGCCTGGGCCCCTTCAAAGGACAAAACAAACTAAGCTTGTGGAACTGTTCAACAGAAACTTTATTTCTCACGTTTTAAGGTAAACAGGAGACACAACACCGTAAAATACTGACGTAGGTGAGTTTAAataccacagaagaagagaaaacaggCCAGCAGTCTGCCTCCTTAGTtagtaaaacacaaaaatgtcacatttcatACCAAACGGAGTCGATCGGCCTTAAATACCTCAGTTTTTGACTGAAGTTTGGTTAGAAGCCTCTTTTTGTTATTAGTGAGCCGACATTTAAACATGTTGCCTCGTTTATTTGGAtcatttttctttataaaaacagGTTTGAGGCTCAAAACTAAACTCCAGATTTAATAAAACATTCAGAggaatttaaattaaaatgtttataaaaCTTTAAAACCCAGAGTCGTGCACAACTCACATTTAAAGACTAAAATAATTTCCTTTCAGGCCGTTAACAGACGCACTTTAAACTTTATTCCCGGcagagtgaaagaaaaaaatctaaatccagAGCAGAACTTCTTCTCTGCCTGTGAGATCAGGCTTAAAGCTCATAGTTCAGGTGAGCAGCACTGCGTCTCCTTGCTGTCCACCTGCTGCTGCGCCCCCCGGTGGCCGGCCTCAGCACTGCGTCTCCTTGCTGTCCACCTGCTGCTGCCGCCGCAGGCGGAACAGCTTCGCCGGCCGTTTCTCCGTCAGGTCCTCAAAGGAGCGGCGAGCCGGCCCGGCGCCCGCCGGCCGCCCGAACgcctcctgcagctcctcctcGTCCAGGTGGGAGTCCAGGCTGGGGTCCTCCTGGATGGTGGCCATGCGGGGGCTGTCCAGCGGGGGGGTGTGGCCCGGCTCCGGGTCGGCGCCGAACACCAGCGGGCTGCCGCTCGGCTGGAAACGGAGCGGCGCCGCCGGGAAGTTGGAAGGCTTAAAGATCCGAACCGATGCAGAATCCAGGCTGCTCAGGAGCTCGGCATTCTGGGAAAAGAAAGGACCGCGGTCAGTCGGACGCTAAAGGACGAAGGACGGTTAGGCGCCGCTTTGGCGCCGCGTTAAACTCACGCTGGGGAAGAAGAGCGACTTGGTGGTCTGCTCGAACTGTTGGTCCAGCTTCTTGTCCTGAaagaacagagaagaagaaaaggttCAGATCTAACGGTGCCGCCATGATGGCgagcagggggcggggcttctcACCACGCAGTGCACCAGGATGCTGAAGGGAACCCAGAAGAGCAGCGAGAACGCCACCACGGAGCCCACGATGTTGTCTGCCAGGAACTTCCCGAACGTGTTGATGTCGAGTTTATCGATGAAGTCCCAGAGGCGCTCGATCACGTCCTGAACCTGCTTCATGCACTTCCCCTGCGGAGACACGGGACAGCGTCAGGGCGCCGTTAGGCAGGCTTTAGGGCGCTGTTAGGCGGATGGTCTCACCGCTCCGTCGCAGAAGCCCACGGTGCACGGTTTGCCCTTCCGCAGGAACAGGAAGTCGCCCGCTTCGTCCTGGTAGGGGGCGCAGGCGCCGCCGGGGCTATGGCAGCAGACCTTACAGGACGAGTTGGTTTCTGGGAAAAGACGAAGAAGAAGAGGGTGAACCTGTCGATAAAGAGTATAAGCTTCTAATTACTTCAGATTCATTAAGGAGCAGCAAACAGAAGGCTGGAAAAGCCTTGGATAATCAGTTTAATCTCCTAAAATGTGTCAGATTCTTTCATCTTCAGGTAAAAAGTCAAATGGAAGCGCAGAAAATTCAGATTAAATTTAGTTACGCTGCAAAACGTTTGTGCAGCTCAGCCGAAGGTGAAAGAATGAATCAGAGGTCAGGTGACTTCTGTGAGAAATAAAACCCGAACAAGTGAATCAGTGATAACGATCTATGGAAACAAGGACAGAGACGTATTTATCAGTGTTCATGAATTCAGGAGAAACTTCACGTGCTCCACATTCCTGCCTGAGCTGCAGAGCTGATAAAGCTCTGATAAATGCCTGAGGAGGCgtctgagtcctgaatcacttGGTGACATTTTTAGCATTGTTAGCATGTGAGCGCGGCTAAATGGAGGCTGAACGTACCGTTGCAGGCGCAGGGCTGCAGCCTCAGCACGGCCTGACAGAACGGGATGCACTCTCCGCTCAGACACTCTCCGTTGTCCAAACACAGCGTTTCATCCGGCGCGTTCTCCGGCGGCGGACACTCGCTGCTGTTTCCTGTGCACACAGACGCAGAGGTTAGCGGGCGTTCCGGCGGTTCTGGCGCTCTCACCGGACGGCGTGGCGTTCTGACCTGTGCAGTAGGAGTGGCCCTTACAGGTGGCGTCGATGGGCTCCTGGCAGACCTCGCCCCGGGACTCGAACCTGCAGTGTTTGCAGCAGGCGCTGTTCCTGTCGCTGAACACAGAGACGGCGGTGAGCTGACGGcgccttcattagctaagctgttagcgttagctgctgctaaaggaggaaATGACAGCAATAACTCAGGCGGCGCCGCTCTGACCTGCACTGGGCGCCGTCCCTCAGCCGGCAGCCGGTGGTGCAGCAGCGGTCCGAGTTGATGTGCAGCAGCCCCGGGTCGCACTCCTCGCCCTGCTCCACCCGCGAGTTCCCGCACACGTTGATGTTCCGCTCTCTGAAGCAGGACGCCGCCTGCGAGCGCAGACGCTTCACGATGGAGCGTTTGCTGCAGTTGGAGAACAGCTGGACACAGACGAGTTACTTCAGTCACAGTTTCACAGGTTAAAGCTgacattttctgacattttcaaCAATCTGATACGATTTTCTGAGGTCTTGTTGAGACGTTTGAGACTTTGGTCAGAATAAAGCGACCATTTTTACAGCAGCGAGCTCAGGAAGAAGGTTTCTGAACAGAAAGGGACCGTGTTGGTTAGGGTAACCTAGGGtaacccctaaccccaacccaggGTAACCCCAAACCCCAACCCAGGGTAACCCCAAACCCAGGGTAaccccaaacccaaacccaggGTAACCCCAAACCCAGGGtaacccctaaccccaacccagggtaacccctaaccccaacccaggGTAACCCAAACCCAGGGTAACCCCAAACCTAGGGtaacccctaaccccaacccaggGTAACCCCAAACCTAGGGtaacccctaaccccaacccaggGTAACCCCAAACCTACGGtaacccctaaccccaacccaggGTAACCCCAAACCCCAACCCAGGGtaacccctaaccccaacccagggtaacccctaaccccaacccagggtaaccccaaacccaaacccagggtaacccctaaccccaacccagggtaacccctaaccccaacccaggGTAACCCCAAACCTAGGGTAACCCCAAACCCAGGGTAACCCCAAACCTAGGGtaacccctaaccccaacccaggGTAACCCCAAACCTAGGGtaacccctaaccccaacccaggGTAACCCCAAACCCCAACCCAGGGtaacccctaaccccaaccTAGGGTAACCCCAAATCTTAACCTAGGGTAACCCTTAACCCAAAGCCGGAGATGTACGCAGCGTAATGTAGGGACTACGGATGAAAACTAGCTTTGTAGCTAtaatccggcatatttacattttttttatactgatgttcattaatgtgcattgtccctattcaaataaataaataaaaaataaaaaaaaactcgtagtaattacattacattacggccATTTTGcagacttacaataagtgtaaGTTATTGTACGTGTTGGGAGGAGGGAACGTGACTGATTTACTGTTTATGGGACGTGTTGCAGGTCTGAAATGTAAAAGTGATGCTTGTGAACAGATCAAATGATCCGGTTTGTGGTTATACGACAGCAGCACCTTGTTGTTGACGTAGTCTCCGCTCACAGCGATGGGGTACATGACGTATTTGCCTCCCTGGTCCTCCCGCGGGGCGCAGTACGGGACGTTGTCCGGGTCGTGCTCCGCCCCGAAGTTATGCCCGAGCTCGTGGGTCGTCACCAGGTCGGCTTCCTGTGAAGAAAACAAAGTGCTTCCGTCACATCTGAGCAGACCTGAGAGGGCAGACAGCGGTGCTGTCGCTTCCTCTTTCTGAGAGAAACACGCTCAGCTTCCTGAGAAGCTGCGAGACTCACAGCATCCTCCACATCCGACCACATTTAAAGCATCGAACATTCAGAGCAtcagaaaacacagaagcagccaCAGAAAGTGATCCTTCAGATAGAAATTACTCTGATTTTAACTCGTCTTCCACTTCTCTTTCCTACGGTGTCCCACAGGGTTCAGTTTTATCCTTCCTGTCACATCTGCTCCTCTTTAAGGACATGTCCTcccactatgcagatgacactcagctgTATTTCTCTTTAAGATCTTTTTCAGCTGCTCAGACTATTAAAAGTTGGATGTCTGACAGCTTTCTCCACCttaatgcactggaaaaaaatcaaagtcttaccaagtatatttgtctcatttctagtccaaatatctcattacacttaatatgagacacaactgcctaacaagcaccatttcagccagatatagggacttgttttaatacaatacatctggaatatcttgttaaatgaaaaagtcttgaaaacaaattgttttgagtcacatatcatatgaaacaagctttttttttacatttgaagaggtttttaagctaatttcaagatcacttttaactcaaaagtcctaaatatcacattttatttcaagaaatctggacaagctgattttcactagttccattggcagatttttttgcttatttcaagcaaaaatgtcttttatttgttgttttttttacttatttttagaggggcattttttccagtgcgcaGAGCAAAAAGATTCAGAGCCCCACAGATCTGTGTCTCAGCTCAGGGAGACTCTGGGTCCTCCTGCTTCTTCTATCAGGAACTCTGGGCTAACTTTAGACTGAGTTATGGGTTTGTGACACCTTTGTCCAAAGCGGCCCACCTTGGTCAGGATGGTCTTCCCGTAGTTCTTGGTGCTGGTGAGGCCGGTGTTCAGGTAGATGGCTCCGTGTTCGTTTGAGGATGAAGGACAAGCTGCAGAGTGAAACCACAGCGGTGAGCCGGATTAACACAACCAGAACAACCGAGTCGCCAGCAGGACTCACCTTTGGAGCAGAGTCCTCCGGCGATGTCGGGCTTGGACGGGGCCACGTACGCCAGGCCCAGAGTGCCTTCATCGAAGTCCTGATAGGTGAAGAGGTGAGCCAGGCAGACGTTGGAGGCTTTCTCTGCGATGTCCACGCTGAACTGCTGCAGGACGACAGACGGGCAGAGACGCCACGTTTGAACAAATACTGAAGCACCACCTGCAGCTCTATGAACCCTTTaagctcagcttcaggctgaAAGTCCCACGTTTCATCTGAATTATCCCCGAATTAAGGAGCCTACATGTTCAAAATGTTCCAGTAAATGGAGGGATGAAATAAAACGCCGTATCAGTGTTAGCTcgcgcagctaacaggaagtgttcggCCGTTAGCTcgcgcagctaacaggaagtgttcggcctttagctcacgcag is part of the Odontesthes bonariensis isolate fOdoBon6 chromosome 24, fOdoBon6.hap1, whole genome shotgun sequence genome and harbors:
- the adam17b gene encoding disintegrin and metalloproteinase domain-containing protein 17; the protein is MSPRLTVFTLFLVLTEAAVSPNPRTEQPELASLRSMLDDFDVLPLSSLQTHSVRRRDVQTQTHMEKLLSFDALQRRFRLYMRTNDELFTEDFRAVVVDEDGRERNYPVNRHVYFTGHVIGEENSRVQAHIDDHEFSAHILTDHGEYNIEPLWRFTSAPPDGRLLIYRSEDIRNISRLQQPSVCGYTTSDPSHLLPDSVRAAMLDEQEEDESAFRGKRQVFDHKRNTCPLLLVADHRFFKHMGREEESTTLNYLIELIDRVDDIYRNTSWDDEFSGYGVQIQQIIIEKSPTPVDPGRSHFNMRGSPVEGRDVWDVKRLLEQFSVDIAEKASNVCLAHLFTYQDFDEGTLGLAYVAPSKPDIAGGLCSKACPSSSNEHGAIYLNTGLTSTKNYGKTILTKEADLVTTHELGHNFGAEHDPDNVPYCAPREDQGGKYVMYPIAVSGDYVNNKLFSNCSKRSIVKRLRSQAASCFRERNINVCGNSRVEQGEECDPGLLHINSDRCCTTGCRLRDGAQCSDRNSACCKHCRFESRGEVCQEPIDATCKGHSYCTGNSSECPPPENAPDETLCLDNGECLSGECIPFCQAVLRLQPCACNETNSSCKVCCHSPGGACAPYQDEAGDFLFLRKGKPCTVGFCDGAGKCMKQVQDVIERLWDFIDKLDINTFGKFLADNIVGSVVAFSLLFWVPFSILVHCVDKKLDQQFEQTTKSLFFPSNAELLSSLDSASVRIFKPSNFPAAPLRFQPSGSPLVFGADPEPGHTPPLDSPRMATIQEDPSLDSHLDEEELQEAFGRPAGAGPARRSFEDLTEKRPAKLFRLRRQQQVDSKETQC